A DNA window from Hoplias malabaricus isolate fHopMal1 chromosome 5, fHopMal1.hap1, whole genome shotgun sequence contains the following coding sequences:
- the LOC136697954 gene encoding uncharacterized protein isoform X1, whose protein sequence is MKACAGKATLQLREDEAFERLKQEEEDGAGGGGGGGGGGGGGEDEDGPGVADRPFVVVKLEEDQAASCPVAPSSCCAAKMELELGLFAPVESEGDEEEDQQQPRDSRHAVAAGESASARITAETQRGAAGKDLTQGAESPQKRHRGRPKGQKKTPPKRGRPRKVPAEGENRMEVILETEEEEEPRDHVPPQKRARSTMWEFSPTKISNFGVWEHFEYFINPEGEVEDDGFPTCKLCQQKVACKRGNTSNMLRHLQDFHTAAYYKAKKMDSLWTEWDSSDSEKEMKMEEEEEEEGDEEEEKPWQSEEEKYDLDGDDDDDDDIDYTDRRFPKSPRHRRQVRSAVWQYFGLDQDDRSNKERTASCKICGWKVSPGSSCNTSNMRYHLQAHHQIVCPVTKTGLPSNPELPVVEGGDELKLFPPKTPRKSGVWKLFGFVMNSEGVVEENGFPICRLCHQVVASKDGNTSNMHSHLQRHHQTMYAELKHIIGSVRTEHKFPEPTEIHAPSKHHNSPVWKYFGFVKNSEGVVREDSFALCRLCLRRVAAKDGSTSNMFNHLRRHHQAEYDEVKLASDALPLGSGEDGSDLPELFPPTRLPVSPVWDYFGYPKNSEGVIEESEHPKCKACRRSIISRQGILSNMLRHLKFHHNSLFSELKMKTGAPRQYKERVRPPPIQATPEELHPPKIALKSAVWKYFGYLKNSDGVVVPDGFPVCKLCFRKVSTQRGSTTNMMVHLQNYHQTEFAEMKLSGETENDPDDESENLEQAENPNRNSKLYPPRELLEPVWEHFGYAKDTEGSVHVDGHPMCKICGSKVSCEGENTQTLYRHLWKKHKSVYYEVKVATNSLREEDGLGPPALYPPTQRVKSVVWEHFGYLKDANGTVMCDGFPICKICQLNVAAKGGNTTNLFKHLQDHHKSVYEEIRPGFTDETLSGMGPSSSSSSEPSAPSIQNNSKLWEYFEYPRSSEGTSVEEGAPICKICDKTLESSGDNIINMTKHLEDSHALVHTEVQTAAAASQTKDVPEAPDLHPPTQNLLSRVWEYFGFLKDTAGSVVFDGYPICRMCQQRVEAKGGDTTNMFLHLKAHHLQIYKEIKPAAAKKVYKASELSPPSGEIDSRLWDHFGYPKNAEGIIEDDGAPVCKICLQKLATASKNTTISSNMMRHLRKKHELVYNEVQEAITVLRAEEGNECSDLHPPTQNVTSPVWEYFGYLKDTEGLVVSDGFPICKLCQKKVASKGGNTTNMFKHLKDYHRTIYDEIRSAVTNETLEEDCTSADLHPPTEQYEPTLWEHFGYRKNQEGELQEDGAPFCKLCLRKLISKGETNRNMRQHLKENHSDVYQEPEEVVSSFTWEADMDSSNLCPPTHKVKSAVWKFFGYPKDTEGSVVCNGFPICKLCQKKVSAKGGNTTNMFSHLRDYHRPTYDEIKAVVVPVRAESDLEHLELHLPSAEAMSPVWKYFGYPKNTDGSIVCDGFPICRICQKKVLAKGDNTTNMLIHLRAYHLDIYKEVKSAVAKKVVYRPFELFPPNSQNDIKLWDHFGYPKNSEGVLQDDGAPICKICLRKLMKATGDGTPTTNMLRHLRKKHQAVFDEVQEAITALRTEWGIEPPELHPPTQNVTSPVWEYFGYLKDAEGSVVCDDYPICKLCQQKVASKGRCTTNMFKHLKDYHRATYDEIRSAVTNETFEDVCLPSDLHPPSGPFNPKLWEYFGYRKSEEGIVEEDGAPICKLCVRKLISKGETTANMMQHLKENHNSVYGEVQREVNPFTIGGATELPDLHPPEHRVRSAVWKYFGYLRDTEGPAECAGYPICKICLSKVSNKGKVTANMTTHLKEHHRAFYDELKIPEKREKVVSAEDLPELFKPNKQALHPIWEYFGLPKNDDGVVEEDGCPVCKICARKVSSQDARRMIRHLQFCHFSVYEEFKTANRRSKLGLQGGNEPAELCPPSKQVRSFVWEYFGYPKNPDGTINVDGRPVCKTCFRKVSSQGGNTTNMLKHLEDKHGFSQ, encoded by the exons ATGAAGGCCTGTGCGGGGAAAGCGACGCTGCAACTGCGGGAGGACGAAGCTTTCGAGCGGCtgaagcaggaggaggaggatggcgccgggggaggaggtggtggaggtggaggaggaggaggcggagAAGATGAAGATGGACCCGGGGTCGCCGACAGGCCGTTCGTTGTGGTGAAGCTGGAGGAAGACCAAGCGGCCTCCTGCCCGGTGGCTCCGAGCTCCTGTTGCGCCGCTAAGATGGAGCTGGAGCTCGGCCTCTTCGCCCCGGTGGAGTCGGAGGGAGACGAGGAGGAGGACCAGCAGCAGCCGCGGGACTCACGGCATGCTGTAGCCGCTGGAGAGAGCGCCTCTGCCCGCATAACCGCAGAGACACAACGCGGGGCCGCCGGGAAAG ACCTCACACAGGGAGCAGAAAGTCCTCAGAAGCGACACAGAGGAAGACCCAAGGGGCAGAAGAAGACTCCTCCAAAGCGAGGGAGGCCGAGGAAAGTTCCAGCTGAGGGTGAAAACAGG ATGGAGGTGATTCTggaaacagaagaagaagaggagccTCGGGATCACGTTCCTCCTCAGAAACGAGCTCGATCGACGATGTGGGAATTTTCTCCAACCAAGATCTCTAACTTCGGGGTCTGGGAACACTTTGAGTACTTCATTAACCCCGAGGGGGAGGTGGAGGACGACGGGTTCCCCACGTGTAAGCTGTGTCAGCAGAAAGTGGCCTGTAAAAGAGGGAACACTTCAAACATGCTGAGACACCTGCAGGATTTCCACACCGCTGCCTATTACAAAGCCAAG AAAATGGATTCACTGTGGACGGAGTGGGACTCTTCAGACTCGGAGAAGGAGATgaagatggaggaggaggaggaggaagagggggatgaggaggaggagaagccCTGGCAGAGTGAGGAGGAGAAGTACGACCTGGACGGTGATGATGACGACGACGACGACATTGATTACACTGACAGGAGGTTCCCGAAATCTCCTCGACACAGGAGGCAGGTTCGCTCAGCCGTGTGGCAGTACTTCGGGCTGGACCAGGATGACCGCAGCAACAAGGAAAGAACGGCCAGCTGCAAGATCTGTGGCTGGAAAGTGTCTCCGGGTTCTTCCTGCAACACCAGCAACATGCGGTACCACCTCCAGGCCCACCATCAGATTGTGTGTCCGGTGACCAAG ACTGGGTTGCCCAGTAACCCTGAGCTCCCAGTGGTGGAAGGAGGAGATGAGTTAAAGCTTTTCCCTCCGAAAACGCCCCGTAAGTCTGGCGTGTGGAAGCTGTTTGGCTTTGTGATGAACTCCGAGGGTGTGGTGGAGGAGAACGGTTTCCCCATCTGCAGACTGTGCCACCAGGTGGTGGCGTCCAAGGACGGGAACACATCCAATATGCACAGccacctgcagcgccaccatcAGACCATGTACGCTGAGCTCAAG CACATAATTGGCAGCGTGAGGACAGAGCACAAGTTTCCAGAGCCAACGGAGATCCACGCGCCTTCAAAGCACCATAACTCCCCAGTGTGGAAGTACTTTGGGTTTGTGAAGAACTCTGAGGGCGTGGTGAGGGAGGACAGCTTCGCTCTGTGTCGGCTGTGCCTCAGGAGAGTGGCAGCCAAGGACGGAAGCACGTCCAACATGTTCAACCACCTTCGGCGTCACCACCAGGCCGAGTATGATGAGGTGAAG CTGGCAAGTGACGCTCTGCCTCTGGGAAGCGGAGAAGACGGAAGTGATTTGCCCGAGTTATTTCCACCCACCCGACTCCCGGTGTCTCCCGTATGGGACTATTTCGGCTACCCCAAAAACTCAGAGGGCGTGATCGAGGAGAGCGAGCACCCCAAGTGTAAAGCCTGCAGGCGCTCCATCATTTCCAGGCAGGGAATCCTTTCCAACATGTTAAGGCACCTGAAATTCCACCACAATTCCTTGTTTTCTGAGTTGAAGATGAAAACCGGTGCCCCCCGGCAGTATAAGGAAAGGGTCCGCCCCCCTCCCATTCAGGCCACTCCCGAGGAGCTCCACCCTCCTAAAATAGCTCTCAAGTCAGCCGTCTGGAAATATTTCGGATACCTGAAGAATTCGGACGGGGTTGTGGTTCCCGACGGGTTTCCGGTCTGTAAGCTGTGCTTCCGGAAAGTGAGCACCCAGCGAGGAAGCACCACAAACATGATGGTCCACCTGCAGAACTACCATCAAACCGAGTTTGCGGAAATGAAG CTGTCCGGAGAGACTGAAAACGACCCTGATGATGAAAGCGAAAATCTCGAGCAAGCCGAAAACCCCAACCGCAATTCCAAACTCTACCCCCCGAGAGAGCTCCTGGAGCCGGTCTGGGAACATTTCGGCTACGCGAAAGATACGGAAGGATCCGTGCACGTGGACGGTCATCCAATGTGCAAAATCTGCGGAAGCAAAGTGTCCTGCGAGGGAGAAAATACTCAGACGTTATACAGACACCTTTGGAAGAAACATAAATCTGTTTACTACGAGGTCAAG GTGGCCACCAATTCTTTGCGAGAGGAGGACGGCCTCGGACCTCCGGCTCTTTACCCTCCCACACAAAGGGTGAAGTCCGTGGTCTGGGAACACTTTGGATACTTAAAAGACGCCAACGGCACAGTTATGTGTGACGGGTTCCCTATCTGCAAAATCTGCCAGCTGAATGTTGCGGCCAAAGGTGGGAACACCACCAACCTCTTCAAGCATCTCCAGGATCACCATAAGTCTGTGTACGAGGAAATCAGG CCTGGGTTCACGGATGAAACCCTTTCAGGCATGGGCCCATCATCTTCATCGTCTTCAGAACCCAGTGCTCCAAGCATCCAAAACAACTCCAAACTATGGGAATACTTTGAGTACCCCAGAAGCTCAGAGGGAACATCGGTAGAAGAGGGAGCCCCTATCTGTAAAATCTGTGACAAAACCCTGGAATCCAGTGGCGACAACATAATAAATATGACAAAGCACCTTGAAGACAGCCACGCACTTGTTCACACTGAAGTACAG ACAGCAGCTGCTGCTTCACAGACCAAAGATGTTCCCGAGGCTCCGGACCTTCACCCCCCAACACAAAACCTCTTATCACGCGTCTGGGAATATTTCGGCTTCCTGAAAGACACGGCAGGGTCGGTTGTTTTTGACGGATACCCAATCTGCAGAATGTGTCAACAAAGAGTGGAGGCCAAAGGAGGAGACACTACAAACATGTTTTTACACTTGAAGGCTCACCATCTGCAAATATACAAAGAGATTAAG CCAGCAGCTGCGAAAAAAGTCTACAAGGCCTCTGAGCTTTCTCCGCCGAGTGGGGAAATCGATTCGAGGCTGTGGGACCATTTCGGATATCCTAAAAATGCAGAGGGTATTATTGAAGATGACGGAGCACCTGTGTGTAAGATATGCCTCCAGAAACTCGCCACTGCTTCCAAAAACACAACCATCTCATCCAATATGATGAGACATCTCCGGAAGAAGCATGAATTAGTCTACAACGAAGTCCAG GAGGCAATCACCGTGCTGCGAGCAGAGGAAGGTAATGAGTGCTCAGATCTTCATCCTCCAACTCAGAACGTCACCTCTCCTGTCTGGGAGTATTTTGGATACCTGAAGGACACAGAGGGACTAGTGGTGTCTGATGGTTTCCCCATCTGCAAGCTGTGCCAGAAGAAAGTGGCTTCCAAAGGAGGGAACACCACAAACATGTTCAAGCACCTTAAGGATTATCACAGGACGATCTACGACGAGATCCGA TCTGCAGTTACAAACGAGACACTCGAGGAAGACTGCACCTCTGCTGATCTCCATCCTCCTACAGAACAGTATGAGCCAACGTTGTGGGAACATTTCGGGTACCGGAAAAATCAGGAGGGGGAGCTGCAAGAGGATGGAGCTCCGTTTTGTAAACTTTGCCTTCGTAAGTTAATTTCCAAGGGAGAGACGAACAGAAACATGAGGCAGCACCTAAAGGAGAACCACAGTGACGTTTACCAGGAACCAGAG GAAGTTGTGAGCTCCTTCACCTGGGAGGCCGACATggactcctccaacctctgtcCCCCCACGCACAAGGTGAAGTCTGCGGTCTGGAAGTTCTTTGGATACCCGAAAGACACGGAGGGGTCGGTGGTGTGTAATGGCTTCCCCATCTGTAAACTGTGCCAGAAGAAAGTGTCCGCCAAAGGAGGGAACACCACCAACATGTTTTCACACCTCCGTGACTACCATCGGCCCACTTACGATGAGATCAAG GCTGTGGTGGTTCCTGTGAGAGCCGAAAGTGACCTGGAACACTTGGAGCTTCACCTGCCCAGCGCAGAGGCCATGTCCCCTGTCTGGAAATATTTCGGCTACCCCAAAAACACAGATGGCTCCATTGTTTGCGACGGCTTCCCAATCTGCAGAATCTGCCAGAAGAAAGTTTTGGCCAAAGGAGACAACACCACAAACATGCTCATCCACCTGAGAGCATACCACCTGGACATTTACAAAGAGGTCAAG tCGGCAGTGGCTAAGAAAGTGGTGTACAGACCCTTCGAGCTCTTTCCTCCGAACAGTCAGAACGATATAAAGCTGTGGGATCATTTCGGATATCCCAAAAACTCGGAGGGTGTCCTCCAGGACGACGGTGCTCCCATCTGTAAGATCTGCCTCCGGAAGCTGATGAAGGCGACAGGTGACGGGACCCCCACCACCAACATGCTGAGACACCTGCGCAAGAAACACCAGGCCGTGTTCGATGAAGTCCAG GAGGCGATCACGGCTCTGAGGACCGAGTGGGGCATTGAACCCCCCGAGCTTCACCCACCAACACAAAACGTCACGTCCCCGGTGTGGGAATATTTTGGATATTTAAAAGATGCTGAGGGGTCAGTGGTCTGTGATGATTATCCCATCTGTAAACTGTGCCAACAGAAAGTGGCTTCAAAAGGGAGATGCACAACAAACATGTTCAAGCATCTGAAGGATTACCACAGAGCCACGTACGACGAGATAAGG TCTGCAGTCACAAACGAGACATTTGAGGATGTGTGCTTGCCTTCTGACCTCCATCCCCCGAGTGGACCCTTTAACCCAAAGCTGTGGGAGTATTTTGGGTATCGGAAAAGTGAAGAGGGGATCGTCGAGGAAGACGGAGCTCCAATCTGCAAACTCTGCGTCAGAAAACTCATCTCTAAAGGAGAAACCACAGCAAACATGATGCAGCACCTTAAGGAGAACCATAACTCTGTGTACGGCGAGGTGCAG AGAGAAGTGAACCCCTTCACCATCGGAGGAGCCACAGAACTCCCAGACCTACACCCCCCAGAGCACAGAGTGAGGTCGGCAGTGTGGAAGTATTTCGGTTACCTTCGAGACACCGAGGGTCCAGCTGAATGCGCAGGATACCCAATCTGTAAAATCTGCCTCTCCAAAGTGTCCAACAAAGGAAAGGTCACAGCAAACATGACCACGCACCTCAAGGAGCATCACAGAGCCTTCTACGATGAACTGAAG ATTccagaaaaaagggaaaaggtgGTCAGTGCTGAGGACCTCCCAGAACTTtttaaaccaaataaacaaGCCCTCCACCCCATTTGGGAATATTTTGGGCTCCCCAAAAATGACGACGGGGTTGTGGAGGAGGACGGATGCCCAGTTTGTAAAATCTGTGCCAGAAAGGTTTCGAGCCAAGACGCAAGGAGGATGATCAGACACCTGCAGTTCTGCCATTTCTCTGTGTATGAAGAGTTCAAG ACGGCCAACAGACGATCAAAGCTGGGACTCCAAGGAGGAAACGAACCTGCAGAACTTTGCCCTCCATCAAAGCAAGTTAGATCTTTTGTCTGGGAATATTTTGGTTACCCCAAGAATCCAGACGGAACGATTAACGTGGACGGCCGCCCAGTCTGCAAGACGTGTTTCCGGAAAGTTTCCAGCCAAGGAGGAAACACCACAAACATGCTCAAACACCTGGAGGACAAGCATGGGTTCAGCCAGTAG